The genomic stretch AAATTACTACATACACTGTTAGCAAATTTTACATGAGGAAAGGTGTCAGGAGACActcctttcatttcttcttacAACAGAACAGGAAACCAACCTAACATAGGTCCTGTTTTACACTGAGAGTTTTAAACAATGTCAATTCTCCACTGAAAGGACTAAACAAAAGTGTTTACAGAGAGCAGACAACGGCGAGTGGTCAGTAGACCTTCACAGGGCTTTGTGGTGATACTCAGCAGAAGCCACTTGGTAATCTCTGGCAGTAAACAGCAAAGCAGAATTCTTTGCCAGATgcttaaggaaatcatgcaaatagCCCAGCAGTAATAACAGGCTTTTCTCATCGAGGGGCATATAGGCCAACATTGTCCCAATTCTCACAAATAATCTCAGTAGGTGTGGTGCCCCATATATGTGTGACACTGGTACATCAGGGTAAGCCAGCAGGATCTCAGCATACTGGGGCCTTTCAAACTCGTAGAgcagctgagtgcccagcatcACATTGAAATACTCTTTTATCCCGCCCACAACTTCATCAACTGCATACTCCTTATTGTCAGCACTTGGCTGGGACTTGGTACACTTGGCGTACTCCTCAAGAATGTCATCTACATTCTCTTTAGCAGGGAGTTGGAACAATTTCTTCTGCCTAGTAACTAAGTCCCAGTCCTCCACCAGCCATGGCTTTAATTCTTCAGGAatcttcacttccacttccacTTCCACTCTGTTCTTCTTCAATGCCACTTCACTCTCCACAGTGACAACGGCTCCTGCCCTTTCCTTCCATGGGGGCTGGGGCATTTCACTGCTACTGCCACCATCTCCATTGCCAGGAGTCTTCTGCTggttcttccttgtcttctgcacTGAACCAGAAGGGGGTTTCTCAGCAGGgcgacccccccccccatcttcctGGAACAGCTGGTTCAACATTCTCTTCCTGGGAACCAGCTGACTCCTTTCCTGAGGCAGCTCCTCTCATCTGACATCTCTGTATGTTGCTTCGAATTGTTTTTTTACAGTTGTCTTCTTCAGCAGATTGTTGTCCATGAGTTTCAG from Meriones unguiculatus strain TT.TT164.6M chromosome X, Bangor_MerUng_6.1, whole genome shotgun sequence encodes the following:
- the LOC132650004 gene encoding mortality factor 4-like protein 2 produces the protein MLNQLFQEDGGGGRPAEKPPSGSVQKTRKNQQKTPGNGDGGSSSEMPQPPWKERAGAVVTVESEVALKKNRVEVEVEVKIPEELKPWLVEDWDLVTRQKKLFQLPAKENVDDILEEYAKCTKSQPSADNKEYAVDEVVGGIKEYFNVMLGTQLLYEFERPQYAEILLAYPDVPVSHIYGAPHLLRLFVRIGTMLAYMPLDEKSLLLLLGYLHDFLKHLAKNSALLFTARDYQVASAEYHHKAL